One Nematostella vectensis chromosome 10, jaNemVect1.1, whole genome shotgun sequence genomic window carries:
- the LOC5510607 gene encoding DNA-directed RNA polymerases I and III subunit RPAC2 — MADEEEVGVKHKLEVVPTGDPDDESCMTFVLHDEDHTLGNSLRYIIMKNPDVKFCGYSIPHPSESKINLRIQTHGTPASDVLRRGLSELTAMCEHALAAFETAVEDYKDSH; from the exons atggcggatgaagAAGAAGTCGGCGTCAAACACAAACTCGAAGTT GTCCCGACTGGTGACCCTGACGATGAAAGCTGCATGACATTTGTTCTACATGACGAGGACCACACACTTGGCAACTCGCTTAGATACATCATCATGAAAAA CCCAGATGTAAAGTTCTGTGGATACAGTATTCCTCACCCTTCTGAAAGCAAAATCAATCTGAGGATACAAACCCATG GGACACCCGCCTCAGATGTCCTTAGGAGGGGCTTATCTGAACTGACTGCGATGTGTGAACATGCGCTCGCTGCTTTTGAG actGCTGTTGAAGATTACAAGGATTCTCATTAG
- the LOC116617256 gene encoding uncharacterized protein LOC116617256, whose protein sequence is MANVNGSCVGDVDAESKDRVKNPENREQDVPIQKGKGWGRVRYLERELKRSQAAIENYLKVLRDKEKRLHDEEHEHRLLEYHLHTKEKLIQEQGKELRELLRLVTAQKKLLEDKDVKIDRMRKQIERLKSSSWGRFKSRFRSLLHL, encoded by the exons ATGGCCAATGTAAACGGATCGT GTGTAGGTGATGTAGATGCAGAGAGTAAAGATCGTGTTAAAAATCCTGAGAATCGCGAACAAGATGTACCG ATTCAGAAGGGAAAGGGTTGGGGCAGAGTTCGATACCTTGAACGCGAGCTGAAAAGGAGCCAG GCCGCTATAGAGAACTATCTAAA GGTTCTGCGGGATAAAGAGAAACGTCTACACGACGAAGAACACGAGCACAGG TTACTTGAGTACCATCTTCACACGAAAGAAAAGCTCATCCAGGAACAAGGCAAAGAACTG AGAGAGCTTTTACGTCTAGTCACTGCTCAGAAAAA GCTCTTAGAGGACAAAGATGTGAAAATT gatagGATGCGAAAACAGATTGAAAG acttAAAAGTAGCAGCTGGGGGCGGTTCAAGTCACGTTTTAGGTCTCTGCTTCACCTTTGA
- the LOC5510608 gene encoding integrator complex subunit 9 homolog, which produces MKLYCVGHSVSSPCLVLQFKQTNIMLDCGLEMSTVNQFTPLSLVNNEKFSQLKSWSSRELQEIEGFTAQNNLKEAGGRLFIDAEPEVCPPETGLIDFSMVDVILISNYHHMLALPFITEYSGFNGKIYATEPTIQIGRDLMLELVTYAERVPKRRNGNMWKNNNVIRCLPAPLNELANVKSWRVLYSKHDVKACISKIQAVSYSEKLDLCGILQLSAHSSGFCLGSSNWMLESEYEKISYLSPSSSFTTHPLPLNQTVLKNSDVLIITGVTEAPIDNPDAMLGEFCTHLASTLRAGGNVLVPCYPSGVLYDLFECLYTYLDNAKLGMVPIYFISPVADSSLAYSNIYGEWLCQSKQTKVYLPEPPFPHAELLKEARLKVFSNLHNGFSSSFKTPCVVFTGHPSLRYGDAVHFMEIWGKSGNNTVIFTEPDFPYLEALAPYQPLAMKTCYCPIDPRLNFAQANKLLKELQPRHLVMPESYSRPPVIHPHRTDLTIEDPGCSLTTFNHLDVAALPISRSFEKVVIANELSSCLHPQHVRPGVAVATLTGTLVTKDNKYTLQPLEFLVEPKAGSEGGDSSTNKGQLSRHLWGTVQLDDFVRSLKKRGITDVNVESSGGEHTIHLPNDDAMILLDRGSTHIITHGNEELRIRIRDALLECVPQF; this is translated from the exons ATGAAGCTG TATTGTGTAGGTCACTCCGTCAGTTCGCCATGTCTAGTTTTGCAGTTCAAACAGACAAATATCATGCTGGATTGCGGGCTGGAAATGTCTACCGTCAACCAGTTTACTCCTCTTTCACTCGTGAATAA TGAAAAGTTCAGCCAACTTAAGTCATGGTCTTCGAGAGAACTTCAAGAGATTGAAGGATTTACAGCCCAAAAT AACTTGAAGGAGGCTGGTGGGAGACTGTTTATTGATGCTGAACCCGAAGTCTGCCCACCTGAG ACAGGTCTGATTGACTTTTCAATGGTTGATGTCATTCTGATTTCTAACTATCATCACATGCTAGCCTTGCCATTTATTACCGAG TATTCTGGCTTCAATGGGAAAATCTATGCTACCGAACCAACTATACAGATTGGCAG AGATCTGATGCTAGAGCTGGTAACCTATGCAGAGCGTGTGCCCAAGAGAAGAAATGGGAACATgtggaaaaataataatgttatAAG ATGTCTTCCAGCTCCATTGAATGAGTTAGCAAATGTTAAGTCGTGGAGAGTGCTCTACAG CAAGCATGATGTCAAAGCATGTATTTCAAAGATTCAAGCTGTATCATATTCAGAAAAACTG GATCTGTGCGGTATACTGCAGCTATCAGCCCATAGCTCCGGGTTTTGTCTTGGAAGCAGTAACTGGATGTTAGAGTCAGAATATGAAAAG ATCAGCTACTTGTCACCGTCTTCATCCTTCACCACCCATCCACTCCCCCTCAACCAGACAGTACTGAAAAACAGTGATGTGCTCATCATTACGGGGGTGACAGAAGCACCAATAGACAACCCTGATGCGATGTTAGGAGAGTTCTGCACTCATCTCg CTAGCACCCTTCGAGCAGGTGGAAATGTTCTTGTTCCATGTTACCCATCA GGTGTTCTATATGATCTTTTTGAGTGCCTATACACATACTTGGATAATGCCAAGCTGGGAATGGTCCCAATATACTTCATCTCCCCAGTGGCTGACAGCTCTTTGGCCTACTCAAACATCTATGGTGAATG GTTGTGTCAAAGCAAGCAAACAAAAGTATATCTTCCAGAGCCTCCATTTCCTCACGCAGAA TTACTGAAAGAAGCCAGGTTAAAAGTTTTCTCCAATCTTCATA ATGGATTCAGTTCATCATTTAAAACCCCATGTGTTGTCTTCACTGGTCACCCTTCTCTAAGATATGGGGACGCTGTACACTTCATGGAAATCTGGGGCAAATCTGGCAACAACACTGTCATATTTACTG AACCAGACTTTCCATACCTTGAAGCCTTAGCTCCCTACCAGCCCCTGGCTATGAAG ACCTGTTACTGCCCCATTGACCCCCGACTCAACTTTGCACAAGCGAACAAACTTTTGAAAGAGTTGCAG CCTCGTCACCTCGTGATGCCGGAGTCATACTCTCGGCCTCCCGTCATCCACCCCCACCGTACAGATCTGACAATTGAAGACCCG GGATGTAGCTTGACGACCTTTAACCATCTAGACGTGGCGGCACTCCCTATATCCAGAAGCTTTGAGAAAGTTGTCATCGCAAATGAG CTGAGCAGCTGTCTGCACCCTCAGCACGTCCGACCTGGAGTTGCTGTTGCCACGCTAACGGGTACCTTGGTAACCAAAGACAACAAGTACACCTTACAGCCTTTGGAGTTCTTAGTGGAGCCGAAGGCTGGAAGCGAGGG TGGTGACTCATCGACCAACAAGGGGCAGCTGTCGAGGCATCTCTGGGGTACTGTGCAGCTAGACGATTTTGTACGATCGCTGAAGAAG CGAGGTATAACGGATGTGAACGTTGAATCCAGCGGCGGCGAACATACCATTCATTTG CCAAATGACGACGCAATGATCCTTCTGGATCGCGGAAGCACACACATTATCACCCATGGCAACGAGGAGCTCCGAATACGTATACGAGATGCGCTTTTAGAATGCGTGCCTCAGTTCTGA
- the LOC116617248 gene encoding chitotriosidase-1, protein MQLLTLLLLGFASFAAASNYVRVCYHTNWSQYRPGAGKFFPRDIPPELCTHLVYSFSKIAADNTLAMFEWNDDKLYKEFNDLKLKNPGLKTLLAVGGWNHENYKSPFSRMVRTAASRKVFIDSSIAMLRQWNFDGFDLDWEYPGNRVGSDPGDKQRFTILCQELLDAFKLEAAQTNRPRLLLTAAVAAGKATIDKAYEVDKIGQILDLINLMAYDLRGMWEPETGHHTALEGPPGEELTVSFAAQYWIDKGAPASKIALGLGTYGRAFKLADQTRHGLKAPANGNPTRGQYTREPGFLAYYEICKMNLQVTSTESSAVKAPYGHVGDLWVGYDDEYSLSLKVERVIKAKGMAGAMFWAIPLDDFKGQFCGKGPYPLINAVKEYLGGYVPPVPPTNGPLPPTNAPVTNKPATDAPVVPTNPPTGGCVAVPPYNTQPGMDAWCQSMCGLGHCPATHCKCT, encoded by the exons ATGCAGTTACTGACTCTCCTTTTGCTGGGCTTCGCGTCCTTCGCCGCGGCTAGCAACTATGTGCGTGTGTGTTATCACACGAACTGGTCCCAGTACCGACCCGGCGCAGGAAAGTTCTTCCCGCGGGATATCCCTCCAGAGCTTTGCACGCATCTTGTCTACTCGTTCTCTAAGATCGCTGCCGACAACACGCTGGCGATGTTCGAGTGGAACGACGATAAGCTCTACAAGGAGTTTAACGATCTCAAGCTCAAGAACCCTGGACTCAAGACGCTACTCGCCGTAG GCGGCTGGAATCACGAGAATTACAAAAGCCCTTTCTCCAGGATGGTAAGGACGGCAGCAAGCAGGAAAGTGTTCATCGACTCCTCGATCGCAATGCTGAGGCAGTGGAACTTCGACGGTTTTGATCTCGATTGGGAATACCCAGGCAACAGGGTGGGTTCAGATCCCGGGGACAAGCAACGATTCACCATCCTCTGCCAGGAGCTTCTGGACGCGTTCAAGCTCGAGGCTGCGCAGACGAACAG ACCCCGACTTCTCCTCACGGCTGCAGTGGCTGCCGGCAAAGCAACCATTGACAAGGCTTATGAGGTCGATAAGATCGGCCAAATCCTAGACTTAATTAACTTGATGGCGTACGACCTACGCGGGATGTGGGAGCCGGAAACTGGCCACCACACAGCCTTGGAGGGACCGCCAGGCGAAGAGTTAACAGTTAGCTTCGCCGCTCAGTACTGGATAGACAAAGGGGCACCGGCCAGCAAGATCGCACTCGGACTGGGGACCTACGGTCGCGCCTTCAAGCTTGCTGACCAAACCAGGCACGGACTGAAGGCGCCAGCGAATGGTAACCCGACCAGGGGCCAGTACACGAGAGAGCCGGGCTTCTTGGCGTACTACGAGATCTGCAAGATGAACCTCCAGGTGACTAGCACGGAGAGCAGTGCCGTCAAGGCGCCATATGGGCATGTGGGAGACTTGTGGGTGGGGTACGACGACGAGTACAGCCTGAGTCTCAAGGTAGAGAGGGTGATCAAGGCGAAGGGCATGGCGGGGGCGATGTTCTGGGCCATCCCCCTTGACGACTTCAAGGGTCAGTTCTGCGGCAAGGGCCCGTACCCTCTGATTAACGCTGTGAAGGAGTACCTGGGCGGGTACGTACCCCCCGTGCCCCCGACTAACGGCCCCCTGCCACCTACTAATGCACCCGTGACCAACAAGCCCGCCACCGACGCACCAGTGGTCCCCACCAACCCCCCCACCGGAGGCTGCGTCGCTGTGCCGCCCTATAACACGCAGCCAGGCATGGATGCTTGGTGTCAGAGTATGTGCGGCTTGGGTCACTGCCCGGCAACGCACTGCAAGTGCACATAA